A region of the Pricia mediterranea genome:
TTTTTGTGAAAAATCGGTTTTTGCCGTTTTAGACTAAAGATTTCGTAGCCTAAAAATGCGAAAACGACCATATATTCAATGGCGATCAACCAAAGATTTTCGATAAAGTCCGAATTCGAATACGCGAAATAGCTGAGCACGACCGTGAACGACCAGACCAGGGCAAAGCGATACTCGGTAAAAACACCTAGCAAAACCAAGAAAACGATATACCAAGGATGCACGGTCGGCGATAAGAAATAATACAACGCCAATACCCAGAGCATGGAGGGCAGCAGTACGGCCAGCTTTTGATTGGGACGGAAAAAGGTGAATCCTAATACGGCGAGAACGATCAGTATCGGGGTAATCTTGCCGTAGGTTTTTATCAGTTCCCATGGTTTCCCGTCGAAGGCGACAGCGATTTGTTTAATGCCGTTATAGAGTCCCGCATTGAACTCAAAATTGGAAAACCAGAGTCCGATCGACTGCGAATAGTTCCCTATAAATTCCGGGGAATAGAAGGGAAGAAGGAAGACAAGACAGATGGCCCCGACCAGCAGGTAGAACATTAGGCTCTTTTTAGGTCCTAAATGTTTAAAAAATAGCGGGAGAAACAATAGGGGCACTAATTTTACGCAGATGGACAGGGCGTAGGGCACGGCGGCCAACATCCTCTTTTTTTTGGAGATTAGGTATATGGCCCAGACGAAAAAGAACAGCATGACCCCCTCGAAGTGGAGGTTTCCCGTGAGCTCAATGATAACAAGCGGGTTTAAAAAGTACCAGAAAATCAGATGTGGAGACCGGTTGAAGTGCTTGAGCAACTTCCTTCCGAGATACACGGTTCCGATATCCGCTAAAATAATTGCGGTTCGCATGACCAAGATCGAACCTATGATGCTCTTTCCGCCGAGTAACGCCGCCAAGGCGAAAAGCACTTGGTTCAAAGGGGGATAGTTGCTATAATGTTTCGGGCTGAGTTCGCCCATGCCGGTGTGCAATTCTTGGGCGTTGGGAATAATCAAATCCTTCTGTTGTATGAGTACGTCAGGTACCTCCAAATAGGGATTGATGAAGTTGGCGACCAGGTGGCCGTCCCAAATGAACCGGTAGAAATCCTGCGAAAGGTTAGGCTCGGCCATCAGGAAGACCAGCCGAAAAAAGATGCCTATGACCAGTAAAAACTTTAGGTTCCACTTTTCAAACTGGATAATCCGCAGGCAAAGAAAGAACAGGGCCGCGAAAAGGGTAAGCAGGTTTATAAAATCGGTGCGAACAAGATTGTAGGCAAAGGTGTAGTAAAAGAGAAGGCTCAACAGGGCCAGTGCCATGGGCACCTTATGCAGCTTTACGTATTTGGTAAGCTTCTTGGGCATTTTGTAGGCGTGAATTTCAATCGGGCTAATTTAAGGGTTTTGCCGGAATCAAAATTCATTTGAAATCCTCATTTAATTTATCGGGATAGTACCTTGTGGCAAAGACAGTAAGGACGTAAATTTTATTGGAGTCAAACCGCCGCAAGACTCTCATCCAATTTCTTGACGAAATTTGACTTTCTTCTGAAAAACCTAAGTAAAACCAAATAATCAAAGATATCGGATAGCCTTTCTTCTGCTATTTTTGCTAGAACTACTTCTCGGCCCATTATCGGTGTTTCGCCATAAAGCTTTCATAGTCCGTTGTCATTCCCTCCTCAATCTGTAGGGTAGCCCCTCTGATTTCGCTTTGTTGTTCAATGGTAAGTTCGTTTCAAAAATCGATAAGTTTTTCTTTTAGGAACAACTTTCTGACCGGTTGCAATATTTCGGGATCTTCGATACTGAGTAACAATTTCACAAGTTCTATTTTTTCAGCTTGAAGATTCATAGGAATGAAAATTTAGTATAGAAATAAGGTTTTTAAATTACTTCAAAAACCGCAAATATGCGCAGGACTGTTTAAAAAGGACTTGGTGATGGAATAGTGTTCGGTATCCTCTAGGGCAACTTCTTTCATGCTTTCGTCCGTTACTTCATAATTGGTAGCGCCGGGATTTTTGGCATGTTTTACCGCAGGGATGTCAAAGGTAAACGGATTCGTTTTGGATGCTATGCTAAGAGAGGAGAGGTAAGACATGCTTTAAGTCAGATTGAATAACGTCGAGGTCTATTCGCGATGATTCCATGCTTAAAGATAGCGATTCATAATTAATGGGAAGCTCAAATCATAAAACTTAGGCCCGGGCGGTCAATGACTTGAAGAATACGAATCCGAAGCCGACGAACAACATCAAGTGAAAGGGGAAGAGTCCGAAATCATTAAGAGGAATCGCGCTGTACATCCCGAAGAGAAAATAGAGCATCAACGCCGCTTCCAAAATCATATTGGGCGAAAGTTTTTTGGTCAGATACTTATTCCCTTTCCAAGAATCGGTCAGGTTGTTGAGGTTGAATTTCGGGGTACGTACAAATTCACTGCGCTTGCCCATATGGCCCTCGAGTACGGCGATGGAGTTGTGCAGCGAGAAGCCCAGTGCGACCGAGAAAAACGTAAAGAAAAGTTTGATATAGTCTACGAAGTTGTCGAAGCTGCTGCCCTGTATGCTCTTATAGGTAAACCAATAGCAAACGAAGAGAATCACCGTACTGAGCACGAAGAAGCTGAGCAAGGCAAAGACAATAGCGAACTGCGGATACAATGCTTTGATGTACAGGGCCGGAATACTCAACAACGAAACCAAAAATACACAGAGAAACATCGAGCTGTTCAACAGGTGCATCACCCCGTGAAACTTGGTCTTGAACGAAATGTTCTTGGCCGAAACGACCCTCATGACCGATTTCCGGAAGTTTTCCGCCCCACCCTTGTTCCATCGGAACTGCTGCGAACGGGCGGCGCTGATGACCACGGGCAGTTCGGCAGGTGTTTCCACATCTTCCAAATATTTGAATTTCCAATTTTTCAACTGGGCGCGGTAGCTGAGGTCGAGGTCTTCGGTCAGGGTATCGCCTTCCCAATTGCCGGCATCGAGAATACATTGCTTTCGCCAAATACCGGCCGTACCGTTAAAATTGATAAAGTGGCCCTTGGCATTGCGACCTACCTGCTCCAAGGTGAAATGCGCATCAAGGGCAAAGGCCTGGATACGGGTTAATGTAGAATAATCCCGATTGATATGTCCCCAACGGGTCTGTACCACCCCGATTTCCGGGTCCTTAAAATAGACCACCGTCTTTTTGAGCCAATCGTTGTCCGGGAGGAAGTCCGCATCGAATATGGCCACGAATTCCCCTTTGGCCACTTCTAGGCCCTCTTTAAGGGCGCCCGCCTTAAACCCTTGCCGGTTTTCACGCCGGATATGCTGAATGTCGAGTCCCGTTTCCTGCAGTTCCCGCACCCATTTGGCGGTATCTACCACGGAGTCATCGGTGGAATCGTCGAGCACCTGGATCTCGAGCTTGCTCTTGGGGTATTCTATTTTTGCAATGTTCTCCAGCAGGCGTTGCATCACATATTCCTCGTTGTAAACGGGAAGCTGTATGGTAACATAGGGAATTTCCCGAGGGTCGAGCAGATTGAACTTGGGCGCGTCCCGGTTCCGGCGTTTGTATCCCAAGTAGTTGACCAAGAGATTCAATTGGGCCAAACTATAGAAAAAAATCAGTAACAGAGCTACGCTGTAGATGCCAAGAATGATATAAGAAATGACTAAGCCCATATTACTTTATGCTGTATTTGAAAATCCAACCTAAGATTTTAATGCCCGCAAAGATACTACCTTTTACGGTACCGGACACTTTAGAAACTCCGATTCTTTTTTTGTAACGCACTGGTACTTCGGTGTATGCCAATTTCTTTCGGAGGGCCTTTAGCTGCATTTCCACGGTCCAACCGTAGGTTTTGTCCTCCATCCCTAACAATAATAACTTATCATATCGTATGGCCCGAAACGGTCCGAGGTCGGTAAATCTCGCCCCAAAGAACAAGTTCATTAATGAAGTCGCCAACCAATTGCCGAAGATTTGCTGTGGCGTCATGCTTCCTTTTTCCCTGAGTCTCTTTTCCCGTGCCCCGATGACCAAATCTTTGCCGTCATCTAGGATGGGGGCGACCACCTTGTCGAGTTCTTCGGGGTAATCGGAATAGTCTCCGTCGATAAATACGATGATATCGGGGGATTTGGATTGTTTGGCAACATAATCCATTCCCTTGAGGCAGGCATATCCGTAGCCTTTTCTTTCTTCAGAAAGTACGGTAGCCCCTGCCGCCCTGGCATTTTTGACGGTGTTGTCGGAAGAGTTGTTGTTGACGACTATGATCTCCGAAACGGAATCGGGAATATCCTTTACGACCTCGGCAATAGAATCGGCTTCGTTAAATGCGGGGATAATAACCTTGATGTCAGGGTTACTTTCAAATGTTTTGGTCATTGCCTACTAGCTGATCAGCGATTTTGGTGTGCAAAACTAATGAAACCGCAGTAATCTTCTAGCTTAAAGGTTTCAATCATTGAAATTACCGGATGCCGGGGTCCTAAATGAACCGATCAATTTGAGTTAATGTCCCGTCGAGTACTTCGACAGCGCTCAGCACAGGCAGGCAGTAGACATTTTGGTTTGACCTTTTTACTGTACCTTGACTGCGCTCGGTAGAACCGCTCAAGGTGACAAATATGCTTTTATGCTTCTAAGCAGATAAGCATAAAATCTGTTGCTTAGAATGAGCGTTAGGCGAGTTAAGGAATTTTTATCCGTTTTAAGAGACTGTTTTGAATTATGTCAATTATTTTTTTGGGCCGGCGGATCATCTGGCTCCTTGTTCATATGCCAAAGCGTTGGTTTTTCTCTGCGGCCCTGTCGTTAAAATTCTTGACCGTAGCTACGGCTGTGCCAAAAAACGTTTCCTAAACTGCATCAAAAATGGCGTATAAAAATTCTCATCGCACATTTCGAAACAGTCTCGAGGGATGCCGTGCCTAGGGTGTTATTGGTCGTTTACGGATTTATTTCCGTTACTTGCGATTAACCAGTTCCATTAGGTTTACATCGTTGCCAAGCAAAATTTCGTTGCCGTCGATTCGGTTTTCCAAAGGTCCGTTCTCCAGTTTAAGTACGCCCCTGGGGCAGACTGCCGAGCAGATACCGCAGCCCACGCAGCTCGAGCGCACGATATTCTCGCCTTTCTGGGCGTAGGCACGTACATCGATACCCATTTCGCAATAGGTGGAGCAGTTGCCGCAGGAAATGCACTGTCCGCCGTTGGTCGTAATCCGGAACTTGGAGAGCAACCGCTGCTGAAAACCGAGGATGGCGGCCATGGGGCATCCAAACCGGCACCAGACCCGGTTGCCGAAAATGGGGTAGAAACCGACCCCGATGACGCCCGAAAACACGGCCCCGATCAAAAATCCGTAGAATTGGTTCAGTTTATAGGCCTGGAAAAAGAATAGCTTTCCGGGACTGCTAAAGTAGGTAAAGAGCAGAATTCCGACGACCACGGTGAAATATCCGATGGCGCCGTAACGCGCATCCTTGGCCAATTCCTCGCGTCTAAAAAGCAGGGCCCAGGCAAAAATCAGGGTCAGGACCAGTATCACGCTCCATATAAAAAACTCTTTGGAAATCAGGGAATTATCATACTGCTTCACCGCACTGTTTTTTTCTACCGTAAAAGAGGTGCCGTTCGTTGACGTAAGTTCAGCTGTCTGTCCGCTCTCCATGCGGTGCAGGGCTGCTTGGTTGTCCGCTTTCGAAACTATCCCATATTTTATCGTTATGTCTTTGGTGTTCTCGATCGTAGGAGGGGCTCCACTAGCGTCGTCATGAAGGAAGACGACACTTTTGGCCCCGGCTTCCTGTGCCGCCATGATGCGTTCCCCGATGGGTTTCCCTTCCGGTTCGCTAATGACTACCATTTGGTCTTCGAGGTTGCTCCATTTTGAAATGGATTCCGATTCGTTTCCCCTTAAGTATGAAAATACCACCGCAGTAGTCATAATGGTCACAAATACCAGCACGCTATGTATGACCCATCGTTCTACTTTCCAGGCGAACATGCGTTTGTCGCTCAGATGCCGAAATGGGTCACCGGCGGTTTCTGCAAGTCCCCCGCAACCGCAGACCCAACTGCAGTACCAGCGTTTTCCATATTTATAGGTGAGGATGGGGGTGATGACGAAAATGGACAATATCCCGAATATGAGCATTAGCAGGCCCAAGTTGCCCGAACTCAAGAATTCATTCAGCTTATAGCCGGCAAACAGGTCATAGTTCAGGGGCCAGATATTTTTTAGATCGTAATAGGGTTGGTTCAGGCGGACCAAGATTTCGGGGATGATAAAGGCAAAGCTCAATTGAAAGAACATGACCGATATCGTACGCAGTAACTCGTAGCGGTTGTGGCGGTATTTCCAGATGAACTTAATGCCAAAGGCTAAGATGGCCATAGTATATAGGGTGCCATAAAGGAACCATTGGCTGGCCGGGTTACCGCTTAAAAATTGGCTCAAGGGGTCGAACAAGGCAATGACCCCTCGATTGTCGCCATCCTGGACTAGACCGAGATATTCCGGAAACCAATACAGCACGACGTAAAAAAGGGTCAGCCCGATTCCCAGGATCCATCCCCAAAACCCTCTTGACGTCAACGACTTGAAATAGACGCCGTCGTTTTTTATACCCTCGTGCCGGTGCAGGTACTCCGCCCCGGCGAACCAGATAGTGCCGGTCGCGATGGCCGCGAGGGACAAGGTCAACCAGAGGGATTTGTTCGGAAAATCGACGTTGAAAAGGGCCAAAAGCATAATGCCAAGCCCCACAAGCCCGATAAAGGTCGCGATTTTCTGTTGAACGTTCAGGGCCTTGGGCGGTTCGCCCGTGAGGGACATGTTGCGTTGTAGGGTGCTCATTTTTTTATTATTTTGCTCGATAATCGAGATTAAATGCTCCTGGGTTTAGCTTGGCATATTCAAGTCGTTTTCTTATGTATGCCTCGTGGGCTTTTCCCGAGGTTGTTTACAGACTTAAAATCCGTTTCCAGCTTCTCTTTTTCGGGCGGATGTTCGTGTTGAACTCCTGGTTGAACTGCTTTACGATCTCCGGTTCATACTTATCATAAAACTCGGGATCGAAATTGGCATCCCTTAAATATTCCATAACATAGGTGATACTGCGATCTTCGGTCAGCCACCGGTCCACTATCCCGTGACGCAACCGGATGCCGAAGGTATTGATGCCCAATAACTTTTGATCGTCCTTGTTGTATGCCATGGTAATGCATTTGGTGTCATCGTTATGTTTCCAGTGAAAATGGACCTCGTAGTCCTTTTTGCGTTCTTCGGGGAATACCCAGCCGTAAGTCTGATACTCGATATCGAAAAACTTGGCGCTGTTGAACCAATGCCCCGGTTGGTATTCGAGGGGATTATTGCAAATGGTCTGCGCCAAGGCCTCGCCCATCATCCTTCCCGTGTACCAGACTGCCTCAACAGGCGGGCGATTGCCGATCGGTTCGCGCTGCTGGGCGCAGTCGCCGATGGCATAAACATCCTTGATATTGGTCTCGAGCCGGCGGTTGACCAGTACACCTCGGTCGGTCTCGATACTGCTATCCTTTAAAAATGCCACCTTCGGTTTAACTCCCGTGGTGATGCCCACGACCTTGCACGGAATTTCCTCTCCGGTTTCCTTGACCGTTACACCGCGTACTTTTCCGTTGTCATCGGATAAAATTTTGTCCAGATTCAGATTGTGGCGCAGGTCCACGCCGTGCGATTTGATATGGCGGGAAATCATTTTTGCCTCTCCGATGGGCAGTACATTGTTCCAAAAGGCATCCTCCCGAACCAATAGGGTGACCTCAATGTTGCGGGTACGCAGCATTTCGGCCATCTCCACCCCGATCAGGCCCCCGCCCACAATCACGGCCTTGGGACAGACCTTATTGTTCGGGGCGTTTTCTTCCAGTTTTTCTAGGTCCTGTTTGGTGACCAGACCCTGTACGCCATCCAAATCGAGACCCTCCCAACCAAAGGTATTGGTTAGCGATCCCGTAGCGATTACCAGTTTATCATAGGCGATGCTACCCCCATTAGAAAAATAAAGGGACTTGGTATCGGTATCGACACGATTGACATAGGCGTTAATCAGTTCCAACCGGTTTTTCCTCCAAAACCAATCTTCATAAGGTTTGATATCGGTCCATCTCATATGGCCCATATACACATACATGAGAGCGGTACGGGAAAAGAAATGATCGGTTTCTGAAGAGATGATCGAAATGCGTCTATCGGAAAGCTTTCGAATATGTCTCGCCGCCGTAATTCCCGCAATTCCGTTTCCGATGATGACGACATGTTCCATATCTGTTCCGATGTTGATCCGTTTGTCAAAATTAAAGGTAAGAACTTAATGTAAGGCATCCATTTAAAAGGGATTTAAATTTTGGTTCGCCTTTGATTCAAATTCGGAAATGTTACCGTGGACGCCGAATCCTCGGGTTTACTAAGAAATACACCTGGCTAGCACTACGCGCTTGGGCCTGGCACCTATTTATATCAGACAAATAAGCATTATTTTTGAGTTTTGGTTTCATTCAAACCGTTCCGTCATAGGATGGAGGGATTAGGCTGGACCAATGCTTTACCTGTAGAAAAATGAAGAAGTTTGGATGGTTTTTGCTGTGCCTGATACCCATTTGCCTGCTTGGTCAGTCCTCCGAAAAGATCAACGGGATAAGCTTTGTGGCTTCTCGCGAAGGAGTTGCCCAAGAACATGTGGCCGAAGTGATCGACTTGAACGCCAACTACGCCGCGATTATGCCTTTCGGGTTTATACGGGATATCAACTCCCCCGTAATCATCTTCAACACCGACCGGCAGTGGTTCGGCGAGACCAAGGAAGGAGCCATGCAATACATCAAACTCCTCCATGATAATGGTATAAAGACCATGGTCAAGCCGCAAATTTGGATTTGGAAAGGGGAGTTCACCGGGCGCCTGACAATGCATACCGAGGCGGATTGGAAGATTCTGGAGGATTCGTATGAGGACTTCATCATGACTTACGCCAATATGGCCGCGGACGCCGGTTCGGAACTGTTCTGTGTGGGCACCGAGTTGGCGCGTTTCGTACAACTACGTCCCGATTACTGGCACCGGCTTATCGCCAAGATTCGGACTGTCTATTCGGGAAAGTTGACCTATGCCGCCAATTGGGACGAGTACGACAGGATTCCTTTTTGGGAGGATCTCGACTATATCGGTATCGATGCCTATTTTCCCCTTTCCGAAGAAAAAACGCCTTCCGTTGCCCAATTGAAAGCCGGATGGCAAGAACATAAAGACCGTATTAAAGCGCTATACAGCACCTGCGAAAAACCGGTGCTTTTTACCGAATATGGCTACCGAAGCACGGACCAGACCGCTTGGAAGCCTTGGCTGGTCGACCGGCACGAAGAACCGGTCAATCTGACCGCACAGGAGAACGCCACCCGAGCGATCTTAGAGGAATTCTGGCCCGAATCATGGTTTGCGGGAGGGTATGTTTGGAAATGGTTTATAGACCACAAGCAGTCCGGCGGCGAAAGGGATAATCGGTTCACGCCCCAGAACAAGCCGGCGGAAGAGGTTCTTCGGGATTTCTACAGGCGATATTAGCCAAAAAGCTGCCGTGGCAAATTGCTCTGGATTAGCCCTCGCTATTTGTGGGTAGATTGACGGCCTATATTTTTTCGATCAGCTGTGCGGACGTCTTGAGATCAATCGTTCACAACCCTATATTCCCGGCGGGGGACTTATCTTTAAATCCCCAGTACTACCTTGGCAATCGAAAAGTAGATTAGAATCCCGAAAATATCGTTGCCTGTCGTAATGAACGGCCCTGTAGCCAATGCGGGATCCACGCCCCGTGCATCCAGGAAAATGGGAATAAATGTACCGATAAGGGCCGCAATAATGATGACGGTTATCAGGGCTATACATAGGGTAGCCGATACCAAATAAGTCGTGTGAAAGGCAAAATGGCTGATAAGCAATACAATTATGGCGATGACCGCGCCGTTGATCAGGCCTAATGCAAATTCCTTTAATAGACGATTGAGAATTTCGCCCTTGACCGTATCGTTCGCCAGGCCCTGCACCATAATCGCCGAAGACTGTACCCCGACATTGCCTGCCGTAGCCTGGATCAGCGGTACAAAGATCAGCAGAATGGGAAATTCAGACATTACCGTCTGAAAACTGCTGATGATGCTCGCCGCCCCGATACCGCCGAACATGCCGATGATCAACCAGGGCAAACGTGCCCTGGTCAGTTTCCAAATGTTGTCATGGGCCTCTACGTCCTGAGAAATACCGGCCGCCATCTGATAGTCCTTTTCGGCCTCTTCCCTAATAACATCTACGATATCGTCGATAGTGATCCTTCCTACGAGCCGTCCAATTTCATCGACGACGGGAATCGCCTCCAAGTCGTACTTGCTCATGATCCGGGCCACTTCCTCGGGTTTTTCGTTAACCCCCACTCGGTCCACCTTGGGAATATAGATATCCTTGATGTGGGTAGTGGTCGAAGTGGTCAACAGATCTTTTAACGACAGGCGTCCCTTTAGTTTATTCTCGGCATCAACGACATAGATCGAATGTACACGGGTGACGTTCTCGGCCTGGGCGCGCATTTCCTTGACACAGGTCAGCACGTTCCAGTCTTCCTTGACTTTCACAAGTTCCTTGGCCATGAGTCCCCCCGCCGTATACTCGTCATAGCGGAGCAGGTCGACGATATCCTTGGCATGTTCCCGATCCTCGATTTCCGAAATGACCTCTTGAATGATTTCATTGGGAAGTTCGCCCACGATGTCGGCCGCATCATCGGTATCGAGTTCGTCCAGCTCCCCGGCGATTTCCTTGGCGGAAAGGTTGTTCAAGATGGCCTCTCTAATATCTTCATCGAGCTCGGTGAGCACCTCCGAGGTCATATCGCTCTCGAGCAACTTGATGATATAGGTAGCTTCTTCTTGGTCGAGCTCATCGATAATCTCCGCCACATCGGCATAGTGCAGCTCGTCCATCAAGGCGACCAAAGCGGTATCCTTTTGGTTTTCGATCAGCTCTTCGATCTCGGCTACGAGCTCTTCTGTCAGTTTGAACGGGGTCATACGCTGGTCTGAGGAGTTTTGTCCAAATTTTGCAAAGGTAGCGCAAAGCTGCCTGCCTACAAGGTATCGCTAGAAAAGTTTATGGGTTAATAAATGGATGATTGAGGGTCCGAAGTACGAAAACTGGCCAAAACAGATCTTAATGGTCTTCCTCGATTTTTTTTGTCAAATGGATAAAATCCTTAACACGTAGCTGCTCGGGACGTAGTTCAAAGAGGGTGTCTTCCCTCAATATATCCGACAGATTAAAAGATTTCAGACTATTTCGGATGGTCTTTCGACGATGGTTAAAGGCGGCCTTTACGACCCTGAAGAACAGTTTTTCGTCGCAGGGCAATGTAAAATCAGGCTTTCGCACCAGACGTAGTACCCCTGACTGTACCTTCGGTGGGGGATCGAATACTTCTGGGGGTACCGTAAAAAGGTATTCGGCATCGTAGAAGGCCTGTACGAGAACGGACAGGATGCCGTAGGCCTTACTGCCTTCTTGTTCGCAAATGCGCTGTGCCACTTCTTTTTGGAACATTCCCGAAAATTCGGGCACCCGATTGCGCATTTCCAGCATTTTAAACACGATTTGGGTCGAAATGTTGTAGGGGAAGTTCCCCGTAATGGCAAAGGGTTCCTGACCGAAGAGACGGAACAGATCGTAATTTAAAAAATCGGCTTCGATGACCTGAAAAGAGCCTGGACCCTGCATTGCTTTTGCATGTTGCAGGGGGAAGCTTTCGTTCAAATATTCGATTGAAGCCGCATCGAGGTCCATGGCGACCAGATCGATATCCCGAAGAAGCAGATGCTTAGTAAGTACGCCCGTGCCGGGACCAATTTCGATAACGTTTCTGTAGCCGTTAAATGAAAGGGTTTCCGAAATCTGTTGGGCGATAACTTCATCCTTAAGGAAATGTTGGCCTAAGTGTTTTTTAGCTTTGACCGGACTCTTATCAAGCTGCAAATTTTTTCGTTTGTCATATGATTTTCCTTTTTTACGCTTTTTCGCCATACCTTCAATGTTCGCTTACTATTTTCATCTCTGTTCGAAAGGAAACAAATTTATTCGGAAAGCGTTTTACGGCATCGTTCCGCAATCGCTCGGCATCTTCAGTGTAGTACTTTTGCAGCGTCTCTTTGTCAATGGTGGTATATTGCACCGAATAGGTAATGCCGCCCATCTCCTCGTCGATCAGGACCTTACTCATTTTTGCGTTCAAAAACTTACCTGTGGATAGTACGTCGGGAATATGGGTTTCCCTCATCCAAGATAACCATTCGCTATGAACGGAGGCATCGATGTTCGTCGTTACGTTATAGATTATCATACTTTTTAGTTGATACTATCACCTCTTAGGACCCTGAAATTTTTCCGCGCCTGTGGAAAATAATAACTGTCCTGATAATTATAGATGATTTTCTCGTATTCGGCCTTGGCTTTTTCTGGTTCATCGAATACTTTTCTGTACAGCTCGCCCAAAGCGAAATGAGCATCGTCGGCCAGAATACCGTTCGCGTAGAATTCCGTTATCTTGCGATAGTTGAACTCGGCGGCC
Encoded here:
- a CDS encoding NAD(P)/FAD-dependent oxidoreductase — protein: MEHVVIIGNGIAGITAARHIRKLSDRRISIISSETDHFFSRTALMYVYMGHMRWTDIKPYEDWFWRKNRLELINAYVNRVDTDTKSLYFSNGGSIAYDKLVIATGSLTNTFGWEGLDLDGVQGLVTKQDLEKLEENAPNNKVCPKAVIVGGGLIGVEMAEMLRTRNIEVTLLVREDAFWNNVLPIGEAKMISRHIKSHGVDLRHNLNLDKILSDDNGKVRGVTVKETGEEIPCKVVGITTGVKPKVAFLKDSSIETDRGVLVNRRLETNIKDVYAIGDCAQQREPIGNRPPVEAVWYTGRMMGEALAQTICNNPLEYQPGHWFNSAKFFDIEYQTYGWVFPEERKKDYEVHFHWKHNDDTKCITMAYNKDDQKLLGINTFGIRLRHGIVDRWLTEDRSITYVMEYLRDANFDPEFYDKYEPEIVKQFNQEFNTNIRPKKRSWKRILSL
- a CDS encoding glycoside hydrolase family 113 — protein: MKKFGWFLLCLIPICLLGQSSEKINGISFVASREGVAQEHVAEVIDLNANYAAIMPFGFIRDINSPVIIFNTDRQWFGETKEGAMQYIKLLHDNGIKTMVKPQIWIWKGEFTGRLTMHTEADWKILEDSYEDFIMTYANMAADAGSELFCVGTELARFVQLRPDYWHRLIAKIRTVYSGKLTYAANWDEYDRIPFWEDLDYIGIDAYFPLSEEKTPSVAQLKAGWQEHKDRIKALYSTCEKPVLFTEYGYRSTDQTAWKPWLVDRHEEPVNLTAQENATRAILEEFWPESWFAGGYVWKWFIDHKQSGGERDNRFTPQNKPAEEVLRDFYRRY
- a CDS encoding glycosyltransferase; translated protein: MGLVISYIILGIYSVALLLIFFYSLAQLNLLVNYLGYKRRNRDAPKFNLLDPREIPYVTIQLPVYNEEYVMQRLLENIAKIEYPKSKLEIQVLDDSTDDSVVDTAKWVRELQETGLDIQHIRRENRQGFKAGALKEGLEVAKGEFVAIFDADFLPDNDWLKKTVVYFKDPEIGVVQTRWGHINRDYSTLTRIQAFALDAHFTLEQVGRNAKGHFINFNGTAGIWRKQCILDAGNWEGDTLTEDLDLSYRAQLKNWKFKYLEDVETPAELPVVISAARSQQFRWNKGGAENFRKSVMRVVSAKNISFKTKFHGVMHLLNSSMFLCVFLVSLLSIPALYIKALYPQFAIVFALLSFFVLSTVILFVCYWFTYKSIQGSSFDNFVDYIKLFFTFFSVALGFSLHNSIAVLEGHMGKRSEFVRTPKFNLNNLTDSWKGNKYLTKKLSPNMILEAALMLYFLFGMYSAIPLNDFGLFPFHLMLFVGFGFVFFKSLTARA
- a CDS encoding 4Fe-4S dicluster domain-containing protein — translated: MSTLQRNMSLTGEPPKALNVQQKIATFIGLVGLGIMLLALFNVDFPNKSLWLTLSLAAIATGTIWFAGAEYLHRHEGIKNDGVYFKSLTSRGFWGWILGIGLTLFYVVLYWFPEYLGLVQDGDNRGVIALFDPLSQFLSGNPASQWFLYGTLYTMAILAFGIKFIWKYRHNRYELLRTISVMFFQLSFAFIIPEILVRLNQPYYDLKNIWPLNYDLFAGYKLNEFLSSGNLGLLMLIFGILSIFVITPILTYKYGKRWYCSWVCGCGGLAETAGDPFRHLSDKRMFAWKVERWVIHSVLVFVTIMTTAVVFSYLRGNESESISKWSNLEDQMVVISEPEGKPIGERIMAAQEAGAKSVVFLHDDASGAPPTIENTKDITIKYGIVSKADNQAALHRMESGQTAELTSTNGTSFTVEKNSAVKQYDNSLISKEFFIWSVILVLTLIFAWALLFRREELAKDARYGAIGYFTVVVGILLFTYFSSPGKLFFFQAYKLNQFYGFLIGAVFSGVIGVGFYPIFGNRVWCRFGCPMAAILGFQQRLLSKFRITTNGGQCISCGNCSTYCEMGIDVRAYAQKGENIVRSSCVGCGICSAVCPRGVLKLENGPLENRIDGNEILLGNDVNLMELVNRK
- the mgtE gene encoding magnesium transporter, producing MTPFKLTEELVAEIEELIENQKDTALVALMDELHYADVAEIIDELDQEEATYIIKLLESDMTSEVLTELDEDIREAILNNLSAKEIAGELDELDTDDAADIVGELPNEIIQEVISEIEDREHAKDIVDLLRYDEYTAGGLMAKELVKVKEDWNVLTCVKEMRAQAENVTRVHSIYVVDAENKLKGRLSLKDLLTTSTTTHIKDIYIPKVDRVGVNEKPEEVARIMSKYDLEAIPVVDEIGRLVGRITIDDIVDVIREEAEKDYQMAAGISQDVEAHDNIWKLTRARLPWLIIGMFGGIGAASIISSFQTVMSEFPILLIFVPLIQATAGNVGVQSSAIMVQGLANDTVKGEILNRLLKEFALGLINGAVIAIIVLLISHFAFHTTYLVSATLCIALITVIIIAALIGTFIPIFLDARGVDPALATGPFITTGNDIFGILIYFSIAKVVLGI
- a CDS encoding mannosyltransferase, with protein sequence MPKKLTKYVKLHKVPMALALLSLLFYYTFAYNLVRTDFINLLTLFAALFFLCLRIIQFEKWNLKFLLVIGIFFRLVFLMAEPNLSQDFYRFIWDGHLVANFINPYLEVPDVLIQQKDLIIPNAQELHTGMGELSPKHYSNYPPLNQVLFALAALLGGKSIIGSILVMRTAIILADIGTVYLGRKLLKHFNRSPHLIFWYFLNPLVIIELTGNLHFEGVMLFFFVWAIYLISKKKRMLAAVPYALSICVKLVPLLFLPLFFKHLGPKKSLMFYLLVGAICLVFLLPFYSPEFIGNYSQSIGLWFSNFEFNAGLYNGIKQIAVAFDGKPWELIKTYGKITPILIVLAVLGFTFFRPNQKLAVLLPSMLWVLALYYFLSPTVHPWYIVFLVLLGVFTEYRFALVWSFTVVLSYFAYSNSDFIENLWLIAIEYMVVFAFLGYEIFSLKRQKPIFHKN
- a CDS encoding glycosyltransferase family 2 protein → MTKTFESNPDIKVIIPAFNEADSIAEVVKDIPDSVSEIIVVNNNSSDNTVKNARAAGATVLSEERKGYGYACLKGMDYVAKQSKSPDIIVFIDGDYSDYPEELDKVVAPILDDGKDLVIGAREKRLREKGSMTPQQIFGNWLATSLMNLFFGARFTDLGPFRAIRYDKLLLLGMEDKTYGWTVEMQLKALRKKLAYTEVPVRYKKRIGVSKVSGTVKGSIFAGIKILGWIFKYSIK